From Chryseobacterium gallinarum, one genomic window encodes:
- the rluF gene encoding 23S rRNA pseudouridine(2604) synthase RluF produces MEKTRINKYLSEVGYCSRRAADKLLEEGRITINGKIPELGTKVSDEDLVEVDGKPVREPQDKPVYIAFNKPVGIVCTTDTKREKNNIVDYINHPKRIFPIGRLDKPSEGLILLTSDGDIVNKILRARNNHEKEYLVRVDKPITPRFLEKMRNGVPILDTVTRKCEVEKIDEMNFRIILTQGLNRQIRRMCEYLGYEVKKLKRIRIMNIKLDLPIGKWRDLTDEELTTLNSLLVDSAKTID; encoded by the coding sequence ATGGAAAAGACACGTATTAATAAATATCTATCAGAAGTAGGATACTGCTCAAGAAGGGCCGCTGATAAATTGCTGGAAGAAGGAAGGATTACCATTAACGGGAAGATTCCTGAGCTGGGAACAAAGGTTTCGGATGAGGACCTGGTGGAGGTAGATGGAAAACCTGTCAGAGAACCGCAGGATAAACCGGTATATATCGCTTTCAATAAGCCTGTGGGAATTGTCTGTACCACGGATACCAAGCGCGAAAAAAATAACATCGTGGATTATATCAATCATCCGAAAAGGATTTTTCCGATCGGAAGATTGGATAAACCGAGTGAAGGATTGATTCTCTTGACGAGTGACGGCGATATTGTCAACAAAATCCTCAGGGCCAGGAATAATCACGAAAAAGAATATCTGGTGCGGGTAGACAAACCGATTACACCAAGATTTCTGGAAAAAATGAGAAACGGCGTTCCTATTCTGGATACGGTAACCCGGAAATGTGAGGTTGAAAAAATCGATGAAATGAATTTCAGGATTATTTTGACTCAGGGGCTCAACAGGCAGATCAGAAGAATGTGTGAGTATCTTGGATATGAAGTAAAAAAACTGAAAAGAATCCGCATTATGAACATTAAGCTGGATCTTCCCATTGGAAAATGGAGGGATCTGACTGATGAAGAGCTTACCACTTTAAACTCTTTACTGGTAGATTCTGCCAAAACAATTGACTAG
- the truB gene encoding tRNA pseudouridine(55) synthase TruB, whose product MTAEELKSGYVFLLDKPLDWTSFQAVNKMKYKLKREFDLPKKFKIGHAGTLDPRATGLLIVCCGKFTKNIPEIQDAPKEYWTEIKIGVQTESYDTEKPEILHQDISGVTEEDVRETLEKFVGEIEQKPPVYSAIKIDGERAYNLARAGEEVEMKSRKTTIHYIKDIQINFPLVSFTVGCSKGTYIRSLAHDIGRDLGVGAYLTQLRRTKIGDYKIEDATDQFLNNDFRFESL is encoded by the coding sequence ATGACAGCCGAAGAATTAAAATCCGGATATGTTTTTTTATTGGATAAGCCCCTGGACTGGACTTCCTTTCAGGCTGTCAATAAAATGAAATATAAACTTAAAAGGGAGTTTGACCTTCCTAAAAAATTTAAAATAGGTCACGCGGGAACGTTAGATCCCAGAGCTACAGGATTACTTATTGTATGCTGTGGAAAATTCACCAAAAATATTCCGGAAATCCAGGACGCTCCCAAAGAATACTGGACGGAAATTAAGATCGGTGTACAGACAGAGTCTTATGATACTGAAAAACCGGAAATTCTTCATCAGGATATTTCAGGGGTTACAGAAGAAGATGTAAGAGAGACCCTGGAAAAATTTGTGGGAGAAATCGAACAAAAACCCCCGGTGTATTCTGCGATAAAAATAGATGGCGAAAGGGCTTATAATCTGGCAAGAGCAGGAGAGGAAGTGGAAATGAAATCCAGAAAAACCACCATTCATTATATCAAAGATATTCAAATCAACTTTCCGCTGGTAAGCTTTACAGTAGGCTGCTCAAAAGGAACTTACATCAGAAGCCTTGCCCATGATATAGGCCGGGACTTAGGGGTAGGAGCATATTTAACACAGCTGAGGCGCACTAAAATTGGTGACTATAAAATAGAAGATGCTACAGATCAGTTTTTGAATAATGATTTTAGATTTGAAAGCTTATGA
- a CDS encoding undecaprenyl-diphosphate phosphatase, with protein sequence MDLIKAIIIAIVEGLTEYLPISSTAHMGFTASLMGLEETEFLKMFQVSIQFGAILSVVVAYWKKFFDLNNIQFYFKLAFAVVPALVLGYLFDDKIEAVLGNQIAISSVLVLGGIVLLFADKWFKNPKIDDEKGITIRNAVTIGFWQCLAMMPGTSRSAASIIGGMAQGLTRKAAAEFSFFLAVPTMLAVTVYSVFVKTWGKETATPQKGYEMIMASQDHIMIFIVGNIVAFIVALIAIKAFIGVLNKYGFKPWGWYRIFVGVALLIYFYFFK encoded by the coding sequence ATGGATTTAATCAAAGCAATTATTATTGCCATTGTAGAAGGACTTACGGAATACCTTCCCATTTCCTCTACCGCACACATGGGATTTACAGCAAGCCTGATGGGGCTGGAAGAAACAGAATTTTTAAAGATGTTCCAGGTTTCTATTCAATTCGGGGCAATTCTATCAGTGGTGGTAGCGTACTGGAAAAAGTTTTTTGATTTAAATAATATTCAGTTTTATTTTAAGCTGGCTTTTGCAGTGGTTCCGGCATTGGTGCTGGGATATTTATTTGATGATAAAATTGAAGCTGTTTTGGGGAATCAGATCGCTATTTCTTCCGTGCTGGTATTGGGAGGAATCGTTCTGCTCTTTGCTGATAAATGGTTCAAAAATCCTAAAATTGATGACGAGAAAGGAATTACCATAAGAAATGCGGTGACTATTGGATTCTGGCAGTGTCTTGCGATGATGCCGGGAACCAGCCGTAGTGCAGCTTCTATCATTGGGGGTATGGCCCAAGGGCTCACCAGGAAAGCCGCAGCAGAATTTTCTTTTTTCCTGGCAGTACCTACCATGCTGGCAGTAACCGTTTATTCTGTTTTTGTTAAAACCTGGGGAAAAGAAACTGCTACACCGCAGAAAGGCTACGAAATGATTATGGCTTCTCAGGATCATATTATGATCTTTATCGTAGGAAATATCGTAGCATTTATTGTTGCTCTCATTGCGATCAAAGCATTCATCGGAGTATTGAATAAATATGGTTTCAAACCTTGGGGATGGTATCGTATCTTTGTTGGAGTGGCTCTGTTAATTTATTTTTATTTCTTTAAATAA
- a CDS encoding cell division protein FtsX — MAKSVDEFNKKRLRSSNITVVVSIALVLFLLGLMGLILINAQKYSDYIKEQLVVNAYFDENYDAKDSVKIAKLEEETFKKVQTLAPVKKATYISRSMAAKEAKKSMGIDSDALFEENIFPSSIEVALKPEYVDPAKIDEAIKVIKSVPGIIDVKNDSTLMVDVYNNLSRILKWILGFSILFLVLAVVLINNSIRLKIFSKRFIIKTMQLVGAKRRFILKPFIIEAVILGAIGALIGLLALFGVWYYFTNQIGSAFVQDNQQYVWLVLLVIGVGIFITVLSTIIATWRFLRSNVDDLYYS; from the coding sequence ATGGCTAAATCTGTAGATGAATTTAACAAGAAAAGGCTTCGGTCCAGCAATATTACGGTTGTGGTAAGTATTGCCTTAGTGTTATTTTTGTTAGGATTGATGGGGCTTATTTTAATCAATGCCCAGAAATATTCTGACTATATCAAAGAACAATTGGTAGTGAATGCTTACTTTGACGAAAATTATGATGCTAAAGATTCTGTAAAAATTGCAAAACTAGAGGAAGAAACTTTTAAAAAGGTACAGACGTTAGCTCCTGTAAAAAAAGCCACCTACATTTCAAGAAGTATGGCTGCCAAGGAAGCCAAAAAGAGTATGGGAATCGATAGTGATGCTTTATTTGAAGAAAATATTTTCCCTTCTTCTATTGAAGTTGCTTTAAAACCTGAATATGTGGATCCCGCAAAGATCGATGAAGCAATTAAAGTAATCAAATCTGTTCCGGGGATTATCGATGTTAAAAATGATAGTACCCTGATGGTGGATGTGTACAATAACCTGAGCAGAATTTTAAAATGGATTTTAGGATTTTCCATTTTATTTCTGGTATTGGCTGTGGTATTGATTAACAACTCTATCCGCCTCAAAATATTCTCAAAGAGGTTTATTATTAAAACCATGCAGCTGGTGGGGGCCAAAAGAAGATTCATCCTTAAGCCTTTCATTATTGAAGCTGTAATTTTAGGAGCTATTGGAGCTTTGATAGGCCTTTTGGCATTATTTGGTGTCTGGTATTATTTTACCAACCAGATTGGATCGGCCTTTGTACAGGATAACCAACAATATGTGTGGCTGGTATTACTGGTGATTGGAGTTGGAATTTTTATTACTGTTCTAAGTACCATTATTGCAACATGGAGGTTCCTGAGATCAAACGTTGACGACTTATATTACTCTTAA
- a CDS encoding DUF3098 domain-containing protein codes for MSKKTNKFSASDFGKETEVPQENTFYFGRQNFKWMLIGLAFIVVGFLLMMGPDANTVDGKFDPNSWNDDIFSVRRIRIAPLFVVIGFAIEVYAILKRK; via the coding sequence ATGAGCAAAAAAACAAATAAATTTTCCGCTTCAGACTTTGGGAAAGAAACTGAAGTCCCACAGGAAAATACATTCTATTTCGGACGGCAGAACTTTAAATGGATGCTGATCGGCCTGGCATTTATCGTAGTCGGTTTTCTTCTGATGATGGGACCTGACGCCAATACGGTAGATGGTAAATTTGATCCCAATTCATGGAATGATGATATTTTTTCCGTCAGGAGGATCAGGATTGCACCATTATTTGTAGTGATAGGTTTTGCAATAGAAGTATATGCTATTTTAAAAAGAAAATAA